The genomic segment CATTCTTGAGTGTGCTCCTACTGGAAACTCGTCGATGGATGCGACTTCCGCCCAACTGGTGCAATACTTCGGAGCTGGAACACGATGCTTCGTGGCTGCCACCTTGGCCCACCTCACAATATAACAAGGCGTCCGAGCACAACTAAGCCAGGGAGATTGGCTCCATCGGCTCGAGTCGTTCGCATAGTGAAGAAGTAGGCTCAGACAGTGGAGGCTCTTGTCCTCAAATGAACGACTTCATCTGCTCGTTCGACTAACATTGCCTTGTGCCAATGGCTGTTGACCGATCTTTGCGCCTGGTGCCAAACTTCTAAGTCTCGATTGTTCAGCATCCGCTTCTCATCACTACAAAAGAATAGGCGTCGCTGCGCTGAACACATTCTAGCTGAGGGAACTTTGCATTGCGTGATCATGGGCTCAATCTCTGAATCTTCCACTCCCCATTGTCGCTCTTCACGTATTGAAACCGATCATGCAGTCTTGAAGGCCGCCCCTGCCAGAACTCCATCGTCTCCGGCTTCACTCTTAGTCCACCCCAGAAATCCGGTACAGGAAATTTCTCCTGATCCTGAAATCTCGACTCAACGTCCTTCAcctgctgctccagctcttctcGATTCTTCAACACAGAGCTCTGCTGACTCGCCCATGCACCGAGCCGGCTCCCACGTATTCTCGTATCATAGTAGACCTGTGATTCCTCTGAGGTGAGGCGTTCGACAGTGCCTTCCACTCGCACTTGACGCTCCAATTCATGCCACCAGAACGTCAGTGCAGCGTGAGGATTCGAAGCAATATCTGCTGCTTTGCGAGAGGTGCCCCAGTTGCTGTAAATGACAAATCCTCGATCGTCCATTTCTTTGAGATAGACCATGCGGGCTGAGACCTTTCCTGATGGTAATGAAGCTGTTGACAAAGTAACAGTCTCAGGCTGGTAGACGTTTGATTCATTGGCATGCTTGAACCACATGTCGAATTGCGTGAAGGGATCCGGGTGCAGTTGGGATTCTTCTAATGACCCTTTGGTATATTGGTCCGCTTGCAGTGAGCCATTGGTGCCGCCTGGAGCGAAAATATGCTTCTGGGTGGACATGGTTCTTGTTTTGGTGATCGAGGCGAGGACTTGCGTGTTCGGAACTCGTAGTCGGCGTAGCATCGAGTGTGGTTTGTACTTTTATGCTGATGACTCCGATGCGAGCTGGCGAGATGATCTCACCATCGTTGTCCAGACTTTGCCAAGACGCCGGGATCGTGGCTTTCGCGACTCCGACGCGTTCCTTCTCTcacgacaacaacaatgtGCATCGCAATGCCGCACCATGAAGAGGAAGCGACCGAGCAGAACAGCTCAGCGCGCAAACAAAAAGCAAAAGCTCCTCGCACAATTAACGGAGCGACCTTCGCATGCACTTCTCGAACAGTATTATCCTCAAGTTGTAACTCTGCGCCAGTATCTCGCGTCGCGGTTGCCGAAGAAGCGACGAAGGAAACTGCAGCATTACGGACGAGATGCCACTGCAAAGGATGATAGTCCACTacttgatctgctcgataCCACTCTTGTTGGATCCTTCAAGCATGTTCAGGTGGACGACAGCAGCTTCGTTGATGATGACATTTCACTATTCACACAGCAGATTTCAGAGAATGGCACTGCTCCGTCTTTGACTCCAGGCAAGTTGAAGCAGCCTGAGGTAAGCAGGGTTGTCATTTCGTATCATCAATCGCTCATTCCAAAATCGTTCTCTTAATGATACTGATCCACTACAGATTGTCGACTATGCGATATGGAAGCTGTttcgcaagcaagcaagtAACCTGCGGCTGCAGCATCTTCTTTGCCAGAACTATCAGCGATACCTCAGTGTGAATGACAGTGGTCCAGGTCCCGAGATAGTTCCCGGAATTCCTGGCGTGTATTCGAATGGACCTCACGAGAATGTCGACACTTTAAGAAGCCACCCTTGGACAGCAGTCCCAGATGTGCTGGGTCGCGGGGCTGAACGCATCGTGGCGGATATGCTGATGGAATGCGGTCTTTTC from the Cercospora beticola chromosome 9, complete sequence genome contains:
- a CDS encoding uncharacterized protein (BUSCO:EOG09264ZXA~antiSMASH:Cluster_8); translation: MSTQKHIFAPGGTNGSLQADQYTKGSLEESQLHPDPFTQFDMWFKHANESNVYQPETVTLSTASLPSGKVSARMVYLKEMDDRGFVIYSNWGTSRKAADIASNPHAALTFWWHELERQVRVEGTVERLTSEESQVYYDTRIRGSRLGAWASQQSSVLKNREELEQQVKDVESRFQDQEKFPVPDFWGGLRVKPETMEFWQGRPSRLHDRFQYVKSDNGEWKIQRLSP